The Desulfobotulus mexicanus genomic interval TTTTGTAAACCTCATCACTCATGCGCAGACAGAACCCATCCTTTTCCATGCTGCTTTGAAAAATAATATCCCGGATCATGGAAGTTCCCCTGGCCGAATGGCTTTCACCCAGAACCCTGATACAGGATTCAGGAATCTCATGACGTCCGATAACACCACTGCGCACAGCATCATCCAAATCATGGTTCAGATAGGCAATTATGTCTGCAATACGTACCACCCTCCCTTCTATGGTAAGGGCAGTCTCTCCGGGTTCTGTAGGAAGAATATTCCCAAAACCCTTGGAATGCTTTAAAATACCATCCCTTACCTCATGGGAAAGATTCAAGCCTTCCCCCCGCCTTTCAAGACGATCCACCACCCGCAAACTCTGCGCTGCATGGGAAAAATGCTCCGAATATATTTCCTTGAGCGCTGTTTCACCGGAATGACCAAAGGGTGTATGGCCAAGATCATGCCCCAGAGCAATGGCTTCGGTAAGATCCTCATTTAGACGCAGGGCCCTGGAAATGGTCCGGGCCACCTCTGCAACTTCCAGAGTATGGGTCAGCCGGGTTCTATAATGATCTCCCAGCGGAGAAAGAAAAACCTGGGTCTTATGCTTTAACCTTCTGAAACCGCTTGAAAAAACAATCCTGTCCCTGTCCTGCTGAAAAAGTGTGCGGATGGGACATGGCTCTTCCCTGCGGCGACGCCCCCTGGATGCTGCGGCACAACAGCCATAGGGGGCAATGAAGCCCGCCTCCCTTTTCTCAAAATCTTCCCGTATGGTCATTGCTTGCCTGCCTGATGGAATTAAGTTAAATTTAACGCTTGGATCAATGCCGGACAGGGACTATCCTATGCATAAGAGCCCCTGTCTTGTAAAGGGGCGATGCCAAGACAAAAAAACCGACAGCCCCGAAAAGGACTGCAACCATGAAAGGGCAGGCATGGGCAAGCATCATCTCGTCCTTGGCAGCATGCAGGACATCCTTAGCGAGCAGACAATAGAAGACAACCACGACAACCGTTACCGCCAGAAACTGGCAAAACTCCTTCTGGATGCTGGATATACAAAACAGAATATCAGCTCCCACATTCCGCTGGTCCTGAAATGTGATGAAAAAAGAGCGCTGATTCATCTGGATTTCCTGGTAAAGCCCCATGGAAAAGCAGCCATCCTTATCCGCTATGGCCCCGGCTCCATTGTCACCCGCCGAACACCGGGCCGGGCAGCAGCCCTTCTCATGGATGCGCCCCTCCTTCTGGTTACCAACGGGGAAGATGCCGAACTTCTGGAAACCCGGACAGGCAACCTCCTTTCCCGGGGCCTGAACAGCATTCCCCCTCCGGAAGACCTCCCCCCGGTTCAGCCTGCGGCCCCACCCCTGACACCCAGCATAGAAGAGCGCTGCCACCGGATTCTTTATGCCTTTGAAGTCAATGATGCCTGCCCCTGCGATGATGCGGTCTGCCATCTGGATACGGAGAAACTATGAATAACGATCATGAATTCATGGGAGAAGCCCTCATACTGGCAGAAAAAGCCCTGAAAGAAGGAGAGTTTCCCGTGGGATGCGTCATATCTCTGGACGGAAAAATCCAGGTAAGATCCAGACGTAAAGCATCAAACGGCAATCTTCCCAGCGAAATAACCCATGCGGAAATCCTCGCCATCCGGGAGATGGAAAACCTTGTCCCCACAGATATGCGCCACAAAGCCACCCTCTATGCCACCATGGAGCCATGCCTCATGTGCTATGCCGCCATTCTTCTTTCCGGCATCGGCCGGGTGGTGTGGGCCTACGAAGACGCCATGGGTGGCGGTACAGCCTGTGACCTTTCAACCCTCCCCCCCCTGTACAGCCAAAGACAGCCGGAAATAACCCCTGCCTTCAGGCGTGAAGAAAGCCTTGTGCTTTTCATGGAATTTTTCCGCAATCCCCGGAACGCCTACTGGAAAAACAGCCTGCTTGCCCGCTACACCCTGGCCGGAGGAAAATCCCTGCCCCAAACCCCTTAAGCCACAGGCCTGATCAAAAGCAGTCCGAAAGACAGAAAAGCGCCCATATCGGGACAAACCAGATGTCTTTATTATTTATTTCTTGCACAGCCTCAGAACATGGG includes:
- a CDS encoding deoxyguanosinetriphosphate triphosphohydrolase: MTIREDFEKREAGFIAPYGCCAAASRGRRRREEPCPIRTLFQQDRDRIVFSSGFRRLKHKTQVFLSPLGDHYRTRLTHTLEVAEVARTISRALRLNEDLTEAIALGHDLGHTPFGHSGETALKEIYSEHFSHAAQSLRVVDRLERRGEGLNLSHEVRDGILKHSKGFGNILPTEPGETALTIEGRVVRIADIIAYLNHDLDDAVRSGVIGRHEIPESCIRVLGESHSARGTSMIRDIIFQSSMEKDGFCLRMSDEVYKTMVELRQFLFDNVYRSPRVHNEFVKAKKILMELFAFLMENEDSLQTELRRMELPVFDPAEEVREKVVCDTIASMTDRYALNLYHKIFMPFPQF
- a CDS encoding type I restriction enzyme HsdR N-terminal domain-containing protein, with the protein product MHKSPCLVKGRCQDKKTDSPEKDCNHERAGMGKHHLVLGSMQDILSEQTIEDNHDNRYRQKLAKLLLDAGYTKQNISSHIPLVLKCDEKRALIHLDFLVKPHGKAAILIRYGPGSIVTRRTPGRAAALLMDAPLLLVTNGEDAELLETRTGNLLSRGLNSIPPPEDLPPVQPAAPPLTPSIEERCHRILYAFEVNDACPCDDAVCHLDTEKL
- a CDS encoding nucleoside deaminase, producing MNNDHEFMGEALILAEKALKEGEFPVGCVISLDGKIQVRSRRKASNGNLPSEITHAEILAIREMENLVPTDMRHKATLYATMEPCLMCYAAILLSGIGRVVWAYEDAMGGGTACDLSTLPPLYSQRQPEITPAFRREESLVLFMEFFRNPRNAYWKNSLLARYTLAGGKSLPQTP